One Bacteriovorax sp. PP10 DNA window includes the following coding sequences:
- a CDS encoding phytoene desaturase family protein: MEYDYIVIGAGSAGLSFAALMEKKGHSVAVLEAHSIPGGCSSYFERDGFIFDAGATTLSGLKKGRPLYNLIQQLDLKLELTNIDPGIVSILPSQTVNRFKNFDQWMEELKTKFPDIDHRTLWTKFLKIENQGWNLSTTFKNIPLRSFKKISSFFNFKTLGAVGTLPALLKSVDQELISQKITDPEYLSMIDEMLFITAQNNRQDTPLLMGSMGLGYPDDTFYATGGMKAFAHAIASNCSNIFYRNKVQKIVPVVSGFEVVTNKGVYKSKKLISTIPLWNHVDLFEDQKIKDFYLNYPALNPDECWSAFMIYLTIPTDRNRSSLYYQIHTDVIPHCDTRSFFVSLSHPDDKVRSINGRQVVTISTHTRANVWLGLEIDDYKKKKAESAEYILNILKDKFQLQDNDLQNIVTGSPKSFIKYTNRYNGLVGGIPHSLKRNPMDFLIAKSPIENFYMLGDTQFPGQGIAAVVLGAQNLTEYLTN, translated from the coding sequence ATGGAATACGATTACATCGTCATTGGCGCGGGAAGCGCAGGCCTTAGTTTTGCCGCACTCATGGAGAAAAAAGGCCATAGCGTAGCTGTGCTTGAAGCTCACTCGATTCCTGGTGGATGTTCGTCTTATTTCGAACGTGATGGTTTTATATTTGATGCCGGAGCAACGACGCTTTCCGGGTTAAAAAAAGGTCGTCCGCTTTATAATTTAATTCAACAATTAGATTTGAAACTAGAGCTTACGAATATTGATCCGGGTATTGTTTCAATACTGCCGTCTCAAACAGTAAATCGCTTTAAAAATTTTGATCAATGGATGGAAGAATTAAAAACGAAGTTTCCTGATATTGATCACAGAACACTATGGACAAAATTTTTGAAGATTGAAAACCAGGGATGGAATCTTTCAACGACTTTTAAAAATATACCGCTTAGATCCTTTAAGAAGATATCTTCGTTTTTCAATTTTAAAACATTGGGTGCAGTTGGAACTCTACCTGCATTGTTAAAAAGTGTTGATCAGGAATTAATTTCACAAAAAATCACAGATCCCGAATACCTAAGCATGATTGATGAAATGCTTTTCATCACGGCCCAGAACAATCGTCAGGACACTCCTCTACTCATGGGATCGATGGGCCTTGGGTATCCTGATGATACTTTTTATGCCACTGGTGGGATGAAAGCTTTTGCCCATGCGATTGCTTCGAATTGTTCGAATATATTTTATCGAAATAAAGTTCAAAAAATTGTTCCTGTTGTGAGTGGATTTGAAGTTGTTACGAATAAAGGTGTTTATAAAAGTAAAAAATTAATTTCTACAATTCCACTTTGGAATCATGTTGATTTATTTGAAGATCAGAAGATTAAAGATTTTTATCTTAACTATCCTGCTCTTAATCCTGATGAGTGCTGGTCGGCCTTTATGATTTATCTAACGATACCAACGGATAGAAATAGATCTTCTCTTTATTATCAGATTCACACGGATGTCATTCCTCATTGTGACACTCGCTCGTTCTTTGTTTCGCTCTCTCATCCTGACGATAAGGTGAGATCTATTAATGGAAGACAAGTTGTCACGATTTCAACTCATACGAGAGCAAATGTTTGGCTTGGATTAGAAATTGATGATTATAAAAAGAAAAAAGCAGAGAGCGCAGAATATATCCTGAACATATTAAAAGATAAATTTCAGCTTCAAGACAATGATCTGCAAAATATTGTAACAGGATCGCCAAAGTCATTTATCAAATATACAAATCGCTACAATGGCCTGGTGGGGGGAATTCCACATTCGCTTAAAAGAAATCCTATGGATTTTTTAATCGCAAAGTCTCCAATCGAAAATTTCTACATGCTTGGTGATACACAATTTCCTGGACAAGGAATTGCCGCTGTCGTGCTTGGAGCTCAAAATCTCACAGAGTACTTAACTAATTAA
- a CDS encoding DUF5522 domain-containing protein: protein MTSSPTLIKDLDYVINEDGNLVFTAHYLLKRGHCCQSGCANCPYGYSDKVDPNVPAEYNDAWETFEYDDEEEDD, encoded by the coding sequence ATGACAAGCTCTCCTACACTCATCAAAGACCTCGATTACGTCATCAACGAAGACGGCAACCTGGTATTCACAGCTCACTATCTTTTGAAGCGCGGACACTGCTGTCAGAGTGGTTGTGCAAATTGTCCCTATGGATATTCAGATAAGGTCGATCCAAACGTTCCAGCGGAGTATAACGACGCTTGGGAGACATTTGAGTATGACGACGAAGAAGAAGACGACTAG
- a CDS encoding RNA recognition motif domain-containing protein → MATKLYVGNLPYSAKEESLKEHFSSAGSVASVKIIIDRETGRSKGFGFVEMDSDDGAQSAVSQLDGQEFEGRSLRVSEAKPQPERESRGGGFGGGGSRGGFGGGGNRDGGSRGGFGGGGNRGGGRGRD, encoded by the coding sequence ATGGCTACTAAATTGTATGTTGGAAACCTTCCTTACTCAGCTAAAGAAGAGTCTCTTAAAGAACACTTTTCTTCAGCAGGATCAGTTGCATCAGTGAAAATCATCATTGACCGCGAAACTGGAAGATCAAAAGGATTTGGATTCGTAGAAATGGATTCAGATGATGGAGCTCAATCGGCTGTATCTCAACTTGATGGTCAAGAGTTCGAAGGGCGTTCACTAAGAGTTTCTGAAGCGAAACCTCAACCAGAGAGAGAATCTCGCGGTGGTGGATTCGGTGGCGGCGGTTCACGTGGTGGATTCGGTGGCGGTGGAAACCGTGACGGTGGATCACGCGGTGGATTTGGCGGCGGTGGAAACCGTGGCGGCGGACGCGGAAGAGATTAA
- a CDS encoding AMP-binding protein, which translates to MDKIWLKNYQPGVPANIEDQIEKYLSIGDLLEESFSKYSQTQAFNCMGKGLTYQEVDVLSRQFASYLQNDLKLQKGDRVALMMPNILQYPVALFGVLRGGFVAVNVNPLYTGRELQHQLKDSGAKAIVVFENACHTLQGVLEKTDVKHVLTTNIGDMLGFPKSLLVNFVIKKVKKMVPEWSIPSSKSFIVELRKGNPKTFKKPEMKLEDIAFLQYTGGTTGVAKGAILTHKNIVANMCQARAWLSPGLSIGKEILISPLPLYHIFSLTVSMVFVSIGATNVLITNPRDMAGFIKELKKWKFTVLPGVNTLFNGLLNHPEFKTVDFGPMKIALGGGMAVQKAVADKWKEVTGKVLLEAYGLTETSPAACINPLNLKEYNGFIGMPISSTDVVIKDDNDKTLGIDEIGEICIKGPQVMPGYWHRDDETAKVMTADGFFKSGDIGFINNDGYVKIVDRKKDMILVSGFNVYPNEIEDVVATHPKVFEVAAIGVPDEKTTEAIKLFIVKKDESLTAEEIIAFCRKELTNYKVPKLVEFRTELPKTNVGKILRKDLRN; encoded by the coding sequence ATGGATAAAATTTGGCTTAAAAACTATCAACCTGGCGTTCCGGCGAACATCGAAGATCAGATCGAAAAGTACCTATCAATCGGCGACTTATTAGAAGAAAGTTTCAGTAAATACTCTCAGACTCAAGCGTTTAATTGTATGGGGAAAGGCCTTACTTATCAAGAAGTTGATGTGTTGAGCCGCCAATTTGCGAGCTACCTACAAAACGATTTGAAGTTACAAAAAGGTGACCGAGTGGCCCTTATGATGCCAAATATTCTTCAGTATCCAGTGGCCCTTTTTGGGGTCCTGCGCGGAGGATTTGTGGCCGTAAATGTGAACCCGCTTTACACGGGACGCGAGCTCCAACACCAACTCAAGGATTCGGGCGCCAAAGCAATCGTGGTGTTTGAAAATGCCTGCCATACCCTTCAAGGGGTTCTGGAAAAAACTGATGTAAAACATGTACTGACAACAAATATTGGCGACATGCTTGGATTCCCAAAATCCCTGTTGGTGAACTTTGTTATTAAGAAAGTAAAAAAGATGGTTCCTGAATGGAGCATCCCAAGTTCAAAAAGTTTCATCGTTGAATTAAGAAAAGGAAATCCAAAAACTTTTAAAAAACCAGAGATGAAGTTAGAAGACATCGCATTTTTACAGTACACAGGTGGAACAACTGGTGTGGCAAAAGGTGCAATCTTAACTCACAAAAATATCGTAGCGAATATGTGTCAGGCACGCGCCTGGCTTTCTCCCGGACTAAGCATCGGAAAAGAAATTTTAATTTCTCCTCTTCCGCTTTACCATATTTTCTCTCTGACAGTTTCAATGGTGTTTGTTTCGATTGGAGCGACTAACGTTCTTATTACTAACCCACGTGATATGGCAGGATTCATTAAAGAACTTAAGAAATGGAAGTTCACGGTTCTTCCTGGAGTAAACACATTATTTAATGGTTTATTAAATCACCCTGAATTTAAGACTGTTGATTTTGGACCAATGAAAATTGCTCTGGGTGGTGGTATGGCCGTTCAGAAGGCCGTTGCTGATAAATGGAAAGAAGTCACAGGAAAAGTTCTATTGGAGGCTTACGGGCTGACAGAAACATCGCCAGCAGCTTGTATCAATCCACTGAATCTAAAAGAGTATAACGGCTTTATCGGAATGCCGATTTCTTCGACTGATGTCGTGATCAAAGATGATAATGATAAGACGTTAGGAATTGATGAAATAGGTGAGATTTGTATTAAAGGTCCACAGGTCATGCCAGGTTATTGGCACCGCGATGATGAGACGGCAAAGGTTATGACTGCTGACGGATTTTTCAAATCAGGTGACATCGGTTTTATTAACAACGACGGATATGTTAAAATCGTCGACCGTAAAAAAGATATGATTCTAGTGTCTGGTTTCAACGTTTATCCAAATGAGATTGAAGACGTTGTAGCGACTCATCCGAAGGTTTTTGAAGTGGCGGCCATTGGTGTGCCGGATGAAAAAACAACTGAGGCCATTAAGCTTTTCATCGTGAAAAAAGATGAGAGTTTAACAGCGGAAGAGATTATTGCATTCTGTAGAAAAGAGCTAACGAACTATAAAGTTCCAAAGCTAGTGGAGTTCAGAACTGAGCTTCCTAAAACGAATGTTGGTAAGATTCTAAGAAAAGATTTAAGAAACTAA